One stretch of Calditrichota bacterium DNA includes these proteins:
- a CDS encoding tetratricopeptide repeat protein, whose translation MRRLWLTAFLAVCWPLAVVLAQGRSAAESVVREGNSLYERGDYQGAVAKYEQALAAGFESGALYFNLGNAYYRLGDIGRAILNYERARRLLPDDEEVRFNLELANLKTVDRIVVPPKFVLFRFVENFKNWLALGTLLRVVMGLYLIVVALVIGIVLDRQGRARRPLKAGLWAFGLLLLLFAATLAGRLHERAHVAEAVVLAEKVAALSGPHEEAAEQFFLHAGAKVRIEEVSGSWCRIRLPDGKVGWLPATAMERI comes from the coding sequence TCTGGTTGACAGCCTTTCTTGCCGTGTGCTGGCCTCTTGCGGTCGTGCTTGCCCAAGGGCGGAGCGCAGCTGAGAGCGTGGTGCGCGAAGGGAATTCGCTCTACGAACGGGGGGACTACCAGGGCGCGGTGGCCAAGTATGAGCAGGCGTTAGCCGCAGGCTTCGAAAGTGGGGCCCTCTATTTCAACTTGGGAAACGCCTACTACCGGCTGGGCGACATTGGCAGGGCAATTCTCAACTACGAAAGGGCCAGGCGCCTGTTGCCAGACGACGAGGAGGTGCGATTCAACCTCGAGTTGGCGAACCTCAAGACGGTTGACCGCATCGTGGTGCCTCCGAAGTTCGTGCTCTTTCGCTTCGTGGAGAACTTCAAGAACTGGCTGGCTCTGGGTACGCTTTTGCGAGTGGTGATGGGCCTGTATCTCATTGTGGTTGCCCTGGTCATTGGCATTGTGCTGGACAGGCAGGGGAGGGCCCGTCGCCCGCTCAAGGCTGGACTCTGGGCCTTTGGCCTGCTGCTCCTCCTCTTTGCCGCGACGCTGGCCGGACGTCTGCATGAAAGGGCCCATGTGGCGGAAGCCGTTGTCTTAGCAGAGAAAGTCGCGGCCCTGAGCGGACCCCATGAGGAGGCCGCAGAGCAGTTCTTTCTCCATGCCGGCGCCAAGGTGCGGATCGAGGAAGTGAGCGGCAGCTGGTGCCGGATTCGCCTGCCTGACGGCAAGGTCGGTTGGCTCCCTGCGACTGCCATGGAGCGCATCTGA
- a CDS encoding outer membrane protein transport protein, whose product MKIDVLRRMFLLICFLGGIVGSAGAQTFESTVFQIGEPLSVSARAGGMGGAYQAVAEDYSATYWNPAGLAQIRRMEVFGTLSHMVGKDQASAYGYQMTSEASFTRLGAIGLVIPVPTYRGSLVFAGGYNRVQSFDGQFDYAWQLPTAEGAVRQSWNELEGGGLNNWVLSGAVDMSPNLSLGASINFWTGRDDYQLSFREDDHLNLYTFDVFEKNDNIDTRFSGTNFRFGGLYRVGNVLRVAATMSTPLTLTGKEDWGYVDTETFDNGSRDVSQRSGTFEYKISSPFAFGFGAAATVAWLTIAGDMTYQDWSQVRFKTDPPVAGWTKGEANLAIQRTYRATTQVRVGGELTIPGLGTQVRAGYAILPSPFKGAPATHDRDYLTLGVGFLLDKQLKFDLAWVRGKWEQTTGSLSEELTRVDEQVTKTTVVASVGVRF is encoded by the coding sequence ATGAAGATAGACGTGCTCAGAAGGATGTTCCTCCTCATCTGTTTCTTAGGCGGCATTGTCGGGAGCGCGGGGGCGCAAACGTTCGAGAGCACCGTCTTTCAAATCGGCGAGCCCTTGAGCGTGAGTGCGCGGGCTGGCGGAATGGGCGGTGCCTACCAAGCGGTGGCAGAAGACTATTCTGCGACCTACTGGAACCCGGCTGGCCTGGCTCAGATCAGGCGCATGGAGGTCTTCGGCACCCTGTCGCACATGGTCGGCAAGGACCAGGCCAGTGCGTACGGGTACCAGATGACGTCGGAGGCCAGCTTCACCAGGCTTGGGGCCATCGGGCTGGTCATCCCCGTGCCAACGTACAGGGGCAGCCTGGTGTTTGCCGGCGGCTACAATCGCGTGCAGAGCTTTGACGGCCAATTCGACTATGCCTGGCAATTGCCCACGGCGGAGGGAGCGGTGCGACAGAGCTGGAATGAGCTTGAGGGTGGGGGCCTAAACAACTGGGTTTTGAGTGGCGCAGTAGACATGTCCCCAAATCTGTCGCTCGGTGCCTCGATCAACTTCTGGACCGGGCGGGACGACTACCAGCTCAGTTTCCGCGAGGACGACCACCTAAACCTTTATACCTTCGACGTGTTTGAGAAGAACGACAACATCGACACGCGCTTCAGTGGCACTAACTTCCGATTCGGCGGCCTGTACCGCGTTGGTAACGTCCTGCGGGTGGCTGCCACGATGAGCACGCCCCTCACTCTTACCGGCAAGGAAGACTGGGGCTACGTGGACACCGAGACATTTGACAATGGCTCGCGCGATGTCTCGCAGCGGTCGGGCACCTTCGAGTACAAGATTTCTTCGCCTTTTGCCTTTGGCTTTGGTGCCGCTGCGACGGTGGCCTGGTTGACCATAGCAGGTGACATGACGTATCAGGACTGGTCGCAAGTGCGCTTCAAGACTGACCCGCCCGTGGCCGGCTGGACCAAGGGCGAGGCGAACTTGGCCATCCAGCGGACCTATCGAGCTACGACCCAGGTACGCGTCGGGGGAGAGCTGACCATCCCGGGACTTGGCACCCAGGTGCGGGCCGGCTATGCTATTCTGCCCTCGCCGTTCAAAGGAGCGCCCGCCACCCATGACCGAGACTATCTGACGCTCGGCGTGGGCTTTCTCCTGGACAAGCAGCTCAAGTTTGACCTGGCCTGGGTGAGAGGGAAGTGGGAACAGACCACCGGTTCACTCTCCGAAGAGCTCACGCGGGTCGATGAGCAAGTGACGAAGACTACGGTGGTAGCTTCCGTCGGAGTTCGGTTCTGA
- a CDS encoding TonB family protein, with protein sequence MATSTAHEIFKAGYRVRLERAAVVTLLILIVCFQLSPRFKVKPRPVALVPLQVQVEEVPVTRQPGAVAPPPRPAVPVPVDDPALPLDETIELTDISFQAASSLMAGAPESGASFVSPPRPIAEVFPEYPKAARQKGAQGVVKVSLLVRADGSVAEAVVILNTTGSEECARAALRAARATRFIPGKEHGVPVAAWTTREYGFYF encoded by the coding sequence ATGGCAACTTCCACCGCACATGAGATCTTTAAAGCCGGGTATCGAGTGCGGCTGGAGCGTGCTGCGGTTGTTACCCTGCTCATCCTCATCGTCTGCTTCCAGCTCTCGCCGCGGTTCAAAGTCAAACCAAGGCCCGTTGCCCTCGTTCCCCTCCAGGTGCAGGTAGAAGAGGTGCCGGTGACCCGCCAGCCTGGGGCGGTTGCTCCACCCCCGCGTCCGGCGGTGCCGGTCCCTGTGGACGACCCAGCTTTGCCCCTGGACGAAACCATCGAACTGACCGATATCTCCTTTCAAGCGGCCTCCTCCCTAATGGCCGGTGCGCCAGAGAGTGGCGCCTCGTTTGTAAGCCCGCCGCGCCCCATTGCCGAGGTTTTTCCGGAGTACCCTAAGGCTGCGCGGCAGAAAGGGGCGCAAGGCGTGGTGAAGGTCAGCCTGTTGGTCAGGGCTGACGGCTCGGTCGCCGAGGCGGTAGTCATCCTGAACACGACGGGCAGTGAGGAGTGCGCCCGGGCAGCCCTAAGAGCGGCGCGCGCCACCCGCTTCATCCCTGGCAAGGAACACGGGGTGCCGGTGGCAGCCTGGACCACCAGAGAATATGGTTTCTACTTTTGA
- a CDS encoding sigma-54-dependent Fis family transcriptional regulator, which yields MTQQRYDFDYKYSGYLQQFIDALSKTQDPREMLEQGFDVLASITRYKFILFLERRGPALECADGRPRPRGFRAPGSTEVGRELVELVTARLAAQPDERFVRVNEIHSSPYKNLAEHPGLGSGLAVRLQRAEGGGDYGVLFFGCADDRILNTFELDLIESLANRVVELFSRTKVEREIVWGRSAAMAAVRDMVEKVAQSEANVLIRGESGTGKELIARLIHDRSRRRGKVFVDVNCAALPETLLESELFGHEKGSFTGAISQKIGKFELANGGTLFLDEIGDTSLAMQVKMLRVLQEGEFTRVGGNEKIKTDIRVISATNQSLEELIEKGQFRRDLFYRLNVIPIYIPPLRERPEDIPDLLEHILNRFSARLGIRYTFTPKAIARLQSYPWVGNVRELENLLERTITLASSTVIDEKDLRLEPVRGKGVGALDFRGETRPLREVVAEVRQAYCRAALERFAGNKSKAAAALGISRMIFNKYLQGVDTDA from the coding sequence ATGACCCAGCAGCGTTACGACTTTGACTACAAATACTCCGGCTACCTGCAGCAGTTCATCGATGCGCTGTCCAAGACACAGGACCCGCGCGAAATGCTGGAGCAGGGATTCGACGTGCTGGCCTCCATCACCCGGTACAAGTTCATCCTCTTTCTGGAACGGCGCGGCCCGGCGCTAGAGTGCGCTGACGGGAGACCTCGACCGCGCGGGTTCCGGGCTCCGGGGTCCACCGAGGTGGGTCGCGAGCTGGTGGAGCTGGTCACTGCCCGATTGGCTGCGCAGCCAGACGAACGCTTTGTGCGGGTCAACGAAATTCATTCAAGCCCTTACAAGAATCTCGCAGAGCACCCTGGGCTTGGCTCGGGTCTGGCTGTGCGCCTGCAACGAGCCGAAGGGGGAGGTGACTACGGCGTACTCTTCTTTGGCTGCGCCGACGACCGCATCCTCAATACCTTTGAGCTGGATCTCATCGAGAGTTTGGCCAACCGCGTGGTGGAGCTTTTCTCCCGCACCAAAGTGGAGCGAGAGATTGTCTGGGGGCGCTCGGCAGCCATGGCTGCAGTGCGGGACATGGTGGAGAAGGTGGCACAATCGGAGGCCAACGTCCTGATCAGGGGCGAGTCGGGTACCGGCAAGGAGCTGATCGCCCGACTTATCCACGATCGCAGTCGTCGCCGCGGCAAGGTCTTTGTGGATGTCAATTGTGCCGCGCTGCCGGAGACTCTGTTAGAGAGCGAGCTCTTCGGCCACGAGAAAGGTTCATTCACCGGGGCCATTAGCCAAAAGATCGGCAAGTTCGAGTTGGCTAATGGCGGCACGCTCTTCCTTGACGAAATCGGCGATACCTCGCTGGCTATGCAGGTGAAGATGCTGCGCGTGCTGCAGGAAGGGGAATTCACGCGCGTCGGGGGCAACGAGAAGATCAAGACCGATATCCGGGTGATCAGCGCTACCAACCAGAGCCTGGAAGAGCTCATCGAGAAAGGGCAGTTTCGGCGAGACCTTTTCTATCGGCTGAACGTGATCCCCATCTACATTCCGCCGCTGCGGGAGAGGCCAGAAGACATCCCGGATCTTTTGGAACACATCCTCAATCGTTTCAGCGCGCGCCTCGGCATCCGCTACACCTTCACCCCAAAGGCCATCGCCCGTTTGCAGAGCTACCCCTGGGTGGGCAATGTACGCGAGTTAGAGAACCTCTTGGAGCGCACGATCACCCTCGCCTCCAGCACGGTGATCGACGAGAAGGACCTGCGCTTGGAGCCGGTGCGGGGCAAAGGGGTGGGTGCGCTGGATTTTCGTGGCGAAACGCGGCCGCTGCGCGAGGTGGTTGCCGAGGTGCGCCAGGCCTATTGCCGGGCGGCGCTGGAGCGTTTCGCCGGCAACAAATCCAAGGCAGCCGCCGCTCTGGGCATCAGCAGGATGATCTTCAACAAGTACCTGCAGGGGGTGGATACCGATGCCTGA